A single region of the Vicia villosa cultivar HV-30 ecotype Madison, WI linkage group LG4, Vvil1.0, whole genome shotgun sequence genome encodes:
- the LOC131597030 gene encoding thiosulfate sulfurtransferase 18-like, which produces MLLKFGKKSHSPTTRNTETDNVSVDGSELLARFHCYRHFERIVKKRYKWLDKVDVVIGKVDAVTSFDIYFIYAYPLLTVEEFQKGHVDSDKIINIAYMFNTPEGRVKNPDFLKEVLSLCKKEDHLIVGCQSGVRSVYATVDLLAEGFKDVSNMGGGYLDWVKKEFSVKIHVTK; this is translated from the exons ATGCTTCTGAAGTTTGGGAAAAAGAGTCACAGCCCGACTACACGCAACACGGAAACAGATAATGTCAGTGTTGATGGTTCTGAG CTTCTTGCTCGTTTTCACTGCTATCGCCATTTCGAAAGAATAGTGAAAAAAAGATACAAATGGCTTGATAAAGTGGACGTTGTTATTGGTAAGGTTGATGCAGTCACAAGCTTTGATATATATTTCATATATGCCTATCCTCTTCT AACGGTGGAAGAGTTTCAGAAAGGGCATGTGGATTCAGACAAGATCATTAACATTGCATACATGTTTAATACACCCGAGG GGAGGGTGAAGAACCCAGATTTTCTGAAGGAGGTTTTGTCTCTTTGCAAGAAAGAAGATCATCTCATAGTG GGTTGCCAAAGTGGAGTGAGATCTGTATATGCAACTGTTGATCTTCTGGCTGAA GGGTTTAAGGATGTCTCCAACATGGGTGGAGGTTATCTGGATTGGGTTAAAAAGGAATTTTCTGTCAAGATACATGTCACTAAATAG